The Williamsia sp. DF01-3 genome has a window encoding:
- a CDS encoding SDR family oxidoreductase: protein MKDFRGKVAVVTGAGSGMGRDLALQLAAKGAKVAISDVNPAGLDETERMLKEQGAEVHSQLLNVAEREAVLTYADDVAQHFGKVNLIINNAGIAHHGEVELTEFKQYERVMDVDYWGVVNGTKAFLPYLIASGDGHVVNTSSLFGILAMPGQSAYNAAKFAVRGFTESLYQEMRIAGHPVNVTCVHPGGIKTAIARNATVSEGHDQKNTAELFDKKLARTTSARAAEIIIKAIERNRPRVLVGADAKVLDLLVRAGGSMYEIVNSKLAVRLLPKADPSPVTSTSPLL, encoded by the coding sequence ATGAAGGACTTCAGGGGCAAAGTGGCCGTGGTGACCGGCGCCGGTTCGGGCATGGGTCGCGACCTGGCACTCCAGCTCGCAGCCAAGGGCGCCAAGGTCGCCATCTCGGACGTCAATCCCGCCGGTCTCGACGAGACCGAGCGCATGCTCAAAGAGCAAGGCGCCGAAGTACATTCGCAGCTGCTCAACGTTGCCGAACGCGAAGCCGTCCTCACCTACGCGGACGATGTCGCCCAGCATTTCGGCAAGGTCAACCTCATCATCAACAACGCCGGCATCGCGCATCACGGTGAGGTCGAGCTGACCGAGTTCAAGCAGTACGAGCGCGTGATGGACGTGGACTACTGGGGCGTGGTGAACGGGACCAAAGCGTTCCTGCCGTACCTCATCGCATCGGGCGACGGGCATGTCGTGAACACCTCGTCGTTGTTCGGCATCCTGGCCATGCCGGGTCAGAGTGCCTACAACGCGGCAAAGTTCGCGGTCCGCGGCTTCACCGAATCGCTGTACCAGGAGATGCGGATCGCCGGACATCCGGTGAACGTCACCTGCGTCCATCCCGGTGGCATCAAGACGGCGATCGCCCGCAACGCCACCGTGTCCGAAGGGCACGACCAGAAGAACACCGCCGAGTTGTTCGACAAGAAGCTGGCCCGCACCACGTCGGCACGGGCCGCGGAGATCATCATCAAGGCGATCGAGCGCAACCGTCCACGGGTTCTTGTCGGCGCCGACGCCAAGGTGCTCGATCTGCTGGTTCGCGCCGGCGGATCCATGTACGAGATCGTCAACAGCAAGCTGGCGGTCAGGTTGCTGCCGAAGGCGGACCCGTCGCCCGTGACCTCCACGTCTCCGCTCCTCTGA